A genome region from Mycobacterium florentinum includes the following:
- a CDS encoding class I SAM-dependent methyltransferase → MAVTDLFARRATLSRSVRLLSEFRYEQPDPARFYGALAADTAAMVGDLWLAARGESPAGRTLLDVGGGPGYFAEAFTDAGVHYLGVEPDPGEMHAAGPSLARATGTSVRASGMALPFADDSVDICLSSNVAEHVPRPWQLGAEMLRVTKPGGLAVLSYTVWLGPFGGHEMGLTHYLGGERAATRYARKHGHRAKNDYGSSLFAVSAAAGLSWAENTGALLAAFPRYHPRWAWWLTSVPVLREFAVSNLLLVLQPQE, encoded by the coding sequence GTGGCGGTGACTGACCTTTTTGCGCGACGAGCCACGCTGTCGCGCTCGGTGCGGCTGCTATCGGAATTCCGCTACGAACAGCCGGACCCGGCCCGGTTCTACGGCGCACTCGCGGCCGATACCGCGGCGATGGTCGGCGACCTCTGGCTGGCCGCCCGGGGCGAATCGCCGGCCGGCCGCACGCTGCTCGACGTCGGCGGTGGGCCCGGGTATTTCGCCGAGGCGTTCACCGACGCCGGTGTGCACTACCTGGGCGTGGAACCCGATCCGGGCGAGATGCACGCCGCCGGGCCCAGCCTCGCCCGGGCAACCGGCACCTCCGTCCGGGCGTCGGGCATGGCATTGCCGTTCGCCGACGACTCGGTGGACATCTGCCTGTCGTCCAACGTCGCCGAACACGTGCCGCGGCCGTGGCAGCTCGGTGCCGAGATGCTGCGGGTGACCAAGCCGGGTGGGCTGGCCGTGCTGTCCTACACCGTCTGGCTGGGCCCCTTCGGCGGGCACGAGATGGGTCTGACCCACTACCTGGGCGGAGAGCGGGCGGCTACCCGGTATGCGCGCAAACATGGCCATCGCGCCAAAAACGACTACGGGTCGTCGTTGTTCGCGGTGTCGGCGGCAGCGGGGCTGAGCTGGGCCGAAAACACCGGGGCGCTGCTGGCCGCATTCCCGCGCTACCACCCGCGATGGGCCTGGTGGCTGACGTCGGTCCCGGTGCTGCGCGAGTTCGCGGTGAGTAATCTCCTATTGGTGCTCCAACCGCAAGAATGA
- a CDS encoding phosphotriesterase family protein, producing the protein MSELNTARGSIDTADLGVTLMHEHVFIMTTEIAQNYPEAWGDEEKRVADAIERLNELKSRGVDTIVDLTVIGLGRYIPRIARVAAATELNIVVATGFYTYNDLPLRFHYEGPGGLLGGPEIMVDMFVKDIEEGIADTGIKAGILKCATDEPGVTPGVERVLRAVAQTHKRTGVPISTHTHAGLRRGLEQQKIFEEEGVDLSRVIIGHSGDSTDIGYLEELIAPGSYIGMDRFGIDAYLPFEERVATVATMCERGHADKMVLSHDANCYFDALPEELVPQMMPNWNYLHIHNDVIPALKERGVTDEQLHTMLVDNPRRIFERQGAYE; encoded by the coding sequence GTGTCCGAACTAAATACCGCGCGCGGATCCATCGATACCGCCGATCTTGGCGTGACGCTGATGCACGAGCACGTGTTCATCATGACCACGGAGATCGCGCAGAACTATCCGGAAGCCTGGGGAGACGAGGAGAAGCGCGTCGCCGACGCCATCGAGCGCCTCAACGAACTCAAGTCCCGCGGCGTGGACACCATCGTCGACCTCACGGTGATCGGACTCGGCCGCTACATTCCCCGCATCGCCAGGGTCGCGGCTGCTACCGAGCTGAATATCGTTGTCGCAACCGGGTTTTACACCTACAACGATCTGCCGCTGCGATTCCATTACGAGGGTCCGGGTGGGTTGCTGGGGGGTCCGGAGATCATGGTCGACATGTTCGTAAAGGACATCGAGGAGGGGATCGCCGACACCGGCATCAAAGCCGGAATCCTCAAATGCGCCACCGACGAACCCGGCGTGACACCCGGCGTCGAGCGAGTGCTGCGCGCCGTCGCGCAGACGCACAAGCGCACCGGGGTGCCGATCTCCACGCACACCCACGCCGGGCTGCGCCGCGGCCTCGAGCAGCAGAAGATCTTCGAAGAAGAGGGCGTCGACCTGAGCCGGGTGATCATCGGGCATTCGGGCGACAGCACCGACATCGGCTACCTCGAGGAACTCATCGCGCCCGGTTCCTACATCGGGATGGACCGGTTCGGCATCGACGCGTACCTGCCGTTCGAGGAGCGGGTGGCCACGGTGGCGACGATGTGCGAGCGCGGGCACGCCGACAAGATGGTGCTGTCGCACGACGCCAACTGTTACTTCGACGCGCTGCCCGAAGAACTGGTGCCGCAGATGATGCCGAACTGGAACTACCTGCACATCCACAACGACGTGATCCCGGCGTTGAAAGAGCGCGGCGTCACCGACGAGCAGCTGCACACGATGCTGGTGGACAACCCGCGCCGCATCTTCGAGCGGCAGGGCGCGTATGAGTGA
- a CDS encoding aldehyde dehydrogenase, translated as MTDIKTEYDKLFIGGKWTEPSTAEVIEVHCPATGDYFGKAPLAAAADVDAAVAAARDAFDNGPWPSTPPKERAAVIANVVKLMEERKELLSALLAGETGQPPTTIETMHWMGSMGAMNFFAGPAVDQVKWREVRTGAYGQSIVHREPIGVVGAIVAWNVPLFLAVNKLGPALLAGCTVVLKPAAETPLTTNALAEIFAEAGLPEGVLSVVPGGIETGQALTSNPDVDLFTFTGSSAVGKEIGRRAAEMLKPCTLELGGKSAAILLEDVDLASAIPMLVFSGIMNTGQACVGQTRILAPRSRYDEIVEAVSQFVQALPVGPPSDPAAQIGSLISEKQRARVEGYIAKGIEEGARLVCGGGRPEGLDNGFFVQPTVFADVDNKMTIAQEEIFGPVLAIIPFDTEEDAVKIANDSAYGLAGSVWTTDIQKGIEISEKIRTGTYAINWYAFDPCCPFGGYKNSGIGRENGPEGVEHFTQQKSVLMPMGYTVEG; from the coding sequence ATGACCGACATCAAGACCGAGTACGACAAGCTTTTCATCGGCGGCAAGTGGACGGAGCCGTCGACCGCTGAGGTGATCGAGGTGCACTGTCCGGCCACCGGCGACTACTTCGGCAAGGCACCGCTGGCGGCGGCGGCGGATGTCGACGCGGCGGTGGCCGCGGCCCGCGACGCGTTCGACAACGGCCCCTGGCCCTCGACGCCGCCGAAGGAACGTGCGGCCGTGATCGCCAACGTGGTCAAGCTGATGGAGGAGCGCAAGGAGCTGCTGAGCGCGCTGCTCGCCGGTGAGACCGGCCAGCCGCCGACCACCATCGAGACCATGCACTGGATGGGCTCGATGGGCGCGATGAACTTCTTCGCCGGCCCGGCCGTCGACCAGGTCAAGTGGCGCGAGGTGCGCACCGGCGCCTACGGGCAGTCCATCGTGCACCGCGAGCCGATCGGCGTGGTCGGCGCGATCGTGGCCTGGAACGTGCCGCTGTTCCTGGCCGTCAACAAGCTGGGTCCCGCCCTGCTGGCCGGCTGCACCGTGGTGCTCAAGCCGGCCGCCGAAACCCCTTTGACCACAAACGCTTTGGCGGAGATCTTCGCCGAGGCCGGCCTGCCCGAGGGCGTGCTGTCGGTGGTGCCCGGCGGTATCGAAACCGGCCAGGCCCTGACGTCGAACCCCGACGTCGACCTGTTCACCTTCACCGGCAGCTCGGCTGTCGGCAAGGAGATCGGCCGTCGCGCCGCCGAGATGCTCAAGCCGTGCACGCTGGAGCTCGGCGGTAAGTCGGCGGCCATCCTGCTCGAGGACGTCGACCTCGCTTCGGCGATCCCGATGCTGGTGTTCTCCGGAATCATGAACACCGGACAGGCCTGCGTCGGCCAGACCCGCATCCTGGCGCCCCGCTCGCGGTACGACGAAATCGTGGAAGCGGTAAGCCAATTCGTGCAGGCGCTGCCCGTCGGACCGCCGTCGGACCCGGCCGCCCAGATCGGTTCGCTGATCTCGGAGAAGCAGCGCGCCCGCGTCGAGGGCTACATCGCCAAGGGCATCGAGGAGGGCGCCCGGCTGGTGTGTGGCGGAGGCCGTCCCGAGGGCCTGGACAACGGCTTCTTCGTCCAGCCGACGGTGTTCGCCGACGTCGACAACAAGATGACGATCGCGCAGGAGGAGATCTTCGGGCCGGTGCTCGCCATCATCCCCTTCGACACCGAAGAGGACGCGGTCAAGATCGCCAACGATTCGGCCTACGGCCTGGCCGGCAGCGTGTGGACCACCGACATCCAAAAGGGCATCGAGATCTCGGAGAAGATCCGCACCGGGACCTACGCCATCAACTGGTATGCCTTCGACCCGTGCTGCCCGTTCGGCGGCTACAAGAACTCCGGCATCGGCCGCGAGAACGGGCCGGAGGGTGTCGAGCACTTCACGCAGCAGAAGAGCGTGCTGATGCCGATGGGCTACACCGTCGAGGGCTGA
- a CDS encoding AMP-binding protein — protein MSEPVPPIGTQISALAELAPDEPAVTCDGLTITRGELDSSTNRLARAYAERGVGVGDYVTMVLPNSIEWIQAAVACWKLGAVPQPLSARLPAAELAGLVELRPPALLVGRDHPEIPSVPAGFTPDATLSDAALPEAVSPVWKAMGSGGSTGRPKLIESGGDSRIPAAVGYPLGAQPGDTTLVPIPLSHNTGFTTATIALLMRHHLVVMSRFDPHGFLRLITDHRVTFLTTVPTIMQRALPVYHADPGAYDLSSLRRFWHMGAPCPPAIKEAWINLVGPEVVWELYGGTELQALTFISGDQWLTHRGSVGVVVAGEMQVLDDDGNPCPPGVVGEIYMRPSPGSAPTYRYVGATAKSRDGWDSLGDLGYFDADGFLYLSDRRVDMFTVGGRNVYPAEIESALSAHPEVLSCLVVGVPDPNAGDLGQVPYALVQTIDGSALDAVGVQEFLRANIAGYKVPPSPDFVEFVDAPLRDDAGKARRSAVRAEIMARLPVTEAG, from the coding sequence ATGAGTGAGCCGGTCCCGCCGATCGGCACGCAGATTTCGGCGCTGGCCGAACTCGCCCCCGACGAGCCGGCGGTCACCTGCGACGGCCTGACCATCACCCGCGGCGAGCTCGACTCCTCGACGAACCGGCTCGCGCGCGCCTATGCCGAGCGCGGCGTCGGCGTCGGCGACTACGTGACGATGGTGCTGCCCAACTCCATCGAGTGGATCCAGGCCGCCGTGGCGTGCTGGAAGCTGGGCGCGGTACCGCAACCGCTGTCCGCACGGTTGCCGGCCGCCGAGCTGGCCGGCCTGGTGGAGTTGCGGCCGCCCGCGTTGCTGGTTGGTAGAGACCACCCCGAAATACCAAGCGTTCCAGCCGGTTTCACGCCCGACGCGACGCTGTCCGACGCCGCGCTGCCCGAGGCGGTCTCGCCGGTGTGGAAGGCGATGGGGTCCGGCGGCAGCACCGGCCGGCCGAAGCTCATCGAGTCCGGCGGCGACAGCCGCATCCCCGCGGCGGTCGGCTATCCGCTGGGCGCGCAACCGGGGGACACCACCCTGGTGCCGATCCCGCTGTCGCACAACACCGGCTTCACCACCGCGACGATCGCGTTGCTGATGCGCCACCATCTGGTGGTGATGAGCCGGTTCGACCCGCACGGGTTCCTCCGGCTGATCACCGACCATCGCGTCACGTTCCTGACGACGGTGCCGACGATCATGCAGCGGGCGCTGCCGGTCTACCACGCCGACCCGGGGGCCTATGACCTCTCGTCGCTGCGGCGTTTCTGGCACATGGGGGCGCCGTGCCCGCCGGCCATCAAGGAGGCGTGGATCAACCTCGTCGGACCGGAAGTCGTCTGGGAGCTCTACGGCGGCACCGAACTACAAGCGCTCACCTTCATCTCCGGCGATCAGTGGCTGACCCACCGCGGCTCGGTCGGCGTCGTGGTGGCCGGCGAGATGCAGGTGCTCGACGACGACGGAAACCCTTGTCCCCCAGGCGTAGTCGGGGAGATCTATATGCGGCCCAGCCCGGGCAGCGCACCCACCTATCGCTACGTCGGGGCCACGGCGAAAAGCCGCGACGGCTGGGACTCGCTGGGCGATCTGGGCTACTTCGACGCCGACGGGTTCCTGTATCTGTCCGATCGCCGGGTCGACATGTTCACTGTCGGCGGCCGCAACGTCTATCCCGCGGAGATCGAGAGCGCACTGTCGGCGCACCCGGAAGTGTTGTCCTGCTTGGTCGTTGGCGTCCCCGACCCGAACGCCGGTGATCTGGGCCAGGTGCCCTACGCGCTGGTGCAGACAATCGACGGCTCCGCTTTGGATGCCGTCGGCGTGCAGGAGTTCCTGCGCGCCAACATCGCGGGGTACAAGGTGCCGCCCAGCCCGGACTTCGTCGAATTCGTCGACGCACCGCTGCGCGACGACGCCGGCAAGGCCCGTCGATCGGCGGTGCGCGCCGAGATCATGGCGCGGTTGCCGGTGACCGAGGCGGGCTGA
- a CDS encoding DUF3068 domain-containing protein, whose protein sequence is MNRAVMLRFAACGIIGLGAALLIAALLLSTYTTAKITKIPLNIDTMLVSDGTGTALDTASLSGDHFIINQNVPLVSQQQISVESPANADVVTLQVGNSLRRTDKQKDTGLLLAIVDTVTLNRKTAMAVSDDTHTGGAVQKPRTISDENPPTSMPVRHDGLSYRFPFHTEKKTYPYFDPIAQKTYDVNYDTQEDVNGLSTYKFTQNIGYSADGKLVAPVKYPSLYAGDEDGKVTASAAMWGLKDVDPAEQITMTRYYAAQRTFWVDPVSGTIVKQTEHANHFFARDPLKPEATLADYKVTSNEDTVESQVNAARDERDRLALWSRVLPITFTAIGLIALVGGGLFASFSLRTESALTDPGLDRGDEEFFGRSGLEERVPGAEAETEKLPAQPSESHDDPDPPPGSDPPHGEASEPNPSGPPDRD, encoded by the coding sequence GTGAACCGAGCGGTTATGTTGCGGTTCGCCGCATGCGGAATCATCGGACTCGGGGCTGCCCTGCTGATCGCCGCGTTGCTGCTGTCGACCTACACCACCGCCAAGATCACCAAGATCCCGCTCAACATCGACACCATGCTGGTCAGCGACGGCACCGGCACCGCGCTCGACACCGCGTCGCTGTCCGGCGATCACTTCATCATCAACCAGAACGTGCCGCTGGTTTCCCAACAGCAGATCAGTGTCGAGTCGCCGGCCAACGCCGACGTGGTCACGCTGCAGGTCGGCAACTCACTTCGGCGCACCGACAAGCAGAAGGACACCGGGCTGCTGCTGGCGATCGTCGACACCGTCACGCTCAACCGCAAGACCGCGATGGCCGTCTCCGACGACACCCACACCGGCGGCGCCGTCCAGAAGCCGCGCACCATCAGCGACGAGAACCCGCCCACCTCGATGCCGGTTCGCCACGACGGCCTGTCCTACCGATTCCCGTTCCACACCGAGAAGAAGACCTACCCGTATTTCGACCCGATCGCGCAGAAGACCTACGACGTCAACTACGACACCCAAGAGGACGTCAACGGGCTGAGCACCTACAAGTTCACCCAGAACATCGGCTACAGCGCCGACGGCAAGCTGGTGGCGCCGGTGAAATACCCGTCGCTGTACGCCGGTGACGAAGACGGCAAGGTGACGGCCTCCGCGGCGATGTGGGGCCTGAAGGACGTGGACCCGGCCGAGCAGATCACGATGACCCGCTACTACGCGGCGCAGCGGACCTTCTGGGTGGACCCGGTCTCGGGCACCATCGTCAAGCAAACCGAGCACGCCAACCACTTCTTCGCCCGCGATCCACTGAAGCCCGAGGCGACGCTGGCCGACTACAAGGTCACCTCCAACGAAGACACGGTGGAGTCCCAGGTGAATGCGGCCCGCGACGAGCGCGACCGGCTCGCCCTGTGGTCACGGGTCCTGCCGATCACGTTCACCGCGATCGGCCTGATCGCGCTGGTCGGCGGCGGCTTGTTCGCGTCATTCAGCCTGCGGACCGAGAGCGCGCTGACCGACCCCGGCCTGGACCGCGGCGACGAGGAGTTCTTCGGCCGCAGCGGGCTCGAGGAACGGGTGCCCGGCGCCGAAGCCGAGACCGAGAAGCTGCCGGCGCAGCCCTCCGAATCGCATGACGATCCCGATCCGCCGCCCGGCTCCGATCCGCCGCACGGCGAGGCGTCCGAGCCCAATCCGTCCGGCCCGCCCGACCGGGACTAG
- a CDS encoding YbjN domain-containing protein — protein MEIEPLSPELVERYLRSRHLRFFRSDDGEEFMMVLSNYERGKLHVNLRINGLRRDILEISVSPAGYYQASDRPRLMELVNGWNRDTHWPKAFVRETAQPSHVNVVGESAYLLTDGIHLDALGNFIKSTVEYGTDLIEKIERAVCLPSADALEEWMDRTG, from the coding sequence ATGGAGATCGAGCCATTGAGTCCCGAGCTGGTCGAACGTTATCTGCGATCGCGCCACTTGCGATTTTTCCGCAGCGACGACGGCGAGGAATTCATGATGGTGCTGTCAAACTACGAGCGGGGCAAGCTGCACGTGAACCTGCGGATCAACGGTTTGCGGCGCGACATCTTGGAGATCTCGGTCAGCCCCGCCGGCTACTACCAGGCCAGCGACCGCCCGCGCCTGATGGAACTGGTGAACGGCTGGAATCGCGACACCCATTGGCCCAAGGCGTTTGTCCGCGAGACGGCGCAGCCGAGCCACGTCAACGTGGTCGGTGAGAGCGCCTACCTGCTGACCGATGGCATCCACCTGGACGCCCTGGGCAACTTCATCAAGTCCACCGTCGAGTACGGGACCGATTTGATCGAGAAGATCGAGCGGGCCGTCTGCCTGCCGTCGGCCGACGCACTGGAAGAGTGGATGGACCGCACCGGCTAG
- a CDS encoding glycosyltransferase family 4 protein has protein sequence MSGLRSVLLLCWRDTGHPQGGGSEAYLQRIGAQLAASGVAVTLRTARYPGAPRREVVDGVRISRSGGRYSVYVFALLAMALARVGLGPLRGVRPDVVVDSQNGLPFCSRLIYGRRVVVLVHHCHREQWPVAGPVLGRLGWFVESWLSPRLHRRNQYLTVSLPSARDLVALGADNERIAVVRNGLDEAPAQSLEGPRSAVPRVVVLSRLVPHKQIEDALETVAELRRRVPGLPELHLDIVGDGWWRQRLVDQVRGLGIGDAVTFHGHVDDVTKHHVLQGAWVHVLPSRKEGWGLAVVEAAQHRVPTIGYRSSGGLSDSIVDGVTGVLVDTRAELMDRLEELLCDPVLRDQLGAKAQTRSGEFSWAQSADAMRAVLEGVLAGEFVSGVV, from the coding sequence ATGTCTGGTCTGCGCTCGGTACTGCTGTTGTGCTGGCGCGATACCGGCCACCCGCAGGGCGGCGGCAGTGAGGCCTATTTGCAGCGCATCGGCGCGCAGCTGGCCGCCTCGGGCGTCGCGGTCACGCTGCGCACCGCCCGCTATCCGGGCGCACCGCGCCGCGAGGTCGTCGACGGCGTGCGAATCAGCCGCTCGGGTGGGCGCTACTCCGTCTACGTGTTCGCGTTGCTGGCGATGGCCCTGGCGCGTGTCGGGCTCGGGCCGCTGCGGGGAGTGCGGCCCGATGTGGTCGTCGACTCGCAGAACGGTCTGCCGTTCTGTTCCCGGCTGATCTACGGCCGCCGCGTGGTGGTGCTGGTGCACCACTGCCACCGTGAGCAGTGGCCGGTGGCCGGGCCGGTGTTGGGCCGGCTGGGCTGGTTTGTCGAGTCGTGGCTGTCGCCGCGGCTGCACCGGCGCAATCAGTACCTGACGGTGTCGCTGCCGTCGGCGCGCGACCTGGTCGCCCTGGGCGCGGACAACGAGCGGATCGCGGTGGTGCGCAACGGCCTCGACGAGGCGCCGGCGCAGTCGTTGGAAGGCCCGCGCTCGGCCGTGCCGCGGGTGGTGGTGCTCTCGCGTCTGGTGCCGCACAAGCAGATCGAGGACGCCCTGGAGACCGTCGCCGAGCTGCGACGGCGTGTTCCAGGGCTGCCGGAACTGCATCTCGACATCGTCGGCGACGGCTGGTGGCGCCAGCGTCTCGTCGACCAGGTCCGCGGCCTCGGTATCGGCGACGCGGTGACCTTCCACGGCCACGTCGACGATGTGACCAAACACCATGTGCTGCAAGGGGCTTGGGTGCATGTGCTGCCCTCGCGCAAGGAGGGCTGGGGCCTGGCGGTCGTCGAGGCCGCCCAGCACCGCGTGCCGACCATCGGGTACCGCTCCTCCGGGGGTCTGTCCGACTCGATCGTCGACGGCGTGACCGGGGTCTTGGTGGACACGCGCGCCGAGCTGATGGACCGCCTCGAAGAGCTGCTGTGCGATCCGGTGCTGCGCGATCAGCTCGGAGCCAAGGCGCAGACGCGCAGCGGCGAGTTCTCCTGGGCGCAGAGCGCCGATGCCATGCGCGCCGTGCTCGAGGGCGTGCTGGCCGGCGAGTTCGTCAGCGGCGTGGTCTAA
- a CDS encoding crotonase/enoyl-CoA hydratase family protein, with protein sequence MANKSNSPADQILPALDTVTLERDGHVLLIGLNRPHKRNSFDRAMLADLSRAYAVLESDASVRAGVLFAHGDHLTAGLDLADVGPGIASGENPFPDDGRDPWRLDGTWTTPLVAVAHGWCMTLGIELLLAADIRIAAAGTRFTQLEVRRGIYPFGGATVRLPREAGWGNAMRWLLTGDEFDAAEAYRIGLVQEVATDAAAAVARARDIAHTIADRAAPLGVRATLASAHLARTQGEAAAIERLRPVVTELFASEDAAEGVQSFIERREAHFQGR encoded by the coding sequence ATGGCGAACAAGTCCAACAGCCCTGCCGATCAAATCCTTCCCGCTCTCGACACCGTGACCCTGGAACGCGACGGCCACGTTTTGCTGATCGGCCTGAATCGACCGCACAAACGCAACTCGTTCGACCGCGCGATGCTCGCCGATCTCTCCCGCGCCTACGCGGTGCTGGAGTCCGATGCCTCGGTCCGGGCCGGGGTGCTGTTCGCGCACGGCGACCACTTGACCGCCGGCCTGGATCTGGCCGACGTCGGCCCGGGCATCGCGTCCGGGGAGAACCCCTTCCCCGACGACGGCCGGGACCCGTGGCGGCTGGACGGCACCTGGACCACACCGCTGGTCGCCGTCGCGCACGGCTGGTGCATGACGCTGGGCATCGAGCTGCTGCTGGCCGCCGACATCCGCATCGCCGCCGCCGGCACCCGATTCACCCAGCTCGAGGTGCGGCGCGGGATCTACCCGTTCGGCGGGGCGACGGTCCGGCTGCCCCGTGAGGCCGGCTGGGGTAACGCTATGCGCTGGCTGCTCACCGGTGACGAGTTCGACGCCGCCGAGGCGTACCGCATCGGGCTGGTCCAGGAGGTCGCCACCGACGCGGCCGCCGCCGTGGCGCGGGCGCGCGACATCGCGCACACGATCGCCGACCGTGCGGCGCCGCTCGGCGTGCGGGCCACGCTGGCGTCGGCGCACCTGGCACGCACTCAGGGTGAAGCCGCCGCGATCGAGCGGCTGCGCCCCGTCGTCACCGAACTCTTCGCCAGCGAGGACGCCGCCGAGGGCGTGCAGTCGTTCATCGAGCGACGCGAGGCCCACTTCCAGGGCCGCTAG
- a CDS encoding acyltransferase family protein — translation MRACAAMGVVITHVAFQTGHSSGVDGRLFGRFDLAVAVFFALSGFLLWRGHAAAARNLGPRPLTGHYLRSRVVRIMPAYLVAVVVILTLLPDADHANLTVWLANLTLTQIYVPLTLTGGLTQMWSLSVEVSFYLALPILALLARRIPVRARVPAIAALGALSWAWGWLPLHSGSGNPLNWPPAFFSWFAAGVLLAEWVHSPIGLPHRLARRRVLMAVIALAAFLVAASPLAGPEGLIPGTATQFAVKTSMGSVVAFALVAPLVLDRIDTRHRLLGTAGMVTLGRWSYGLFIWHLAALAMVFPVVGTFPFTGNMPTVLVLTLIFGFAIAAVSYALVESPCREALRRWEKREKPAAAEVDAEADAIAP, via the coding sequence ATGCGCGCCTGCGCGGCCATGGGTGTGGTCATCACACACGTGGCCTTCCAGACCGGTCACTCCAGCGGTGTCGACGGACGGCTCTTCGGCCGCTTCGACCTCGCCGTGGCGGTGTTCTTCGCGTTGTCGGGGTTCCTGCTGTGGCGTGGGCATGCGGCGGCCGCCCGGAATCTGGGGCCGCGCCCGCTCACCGGCCACTACCTGCGATCGCGGGTGGTCCGCATCATGCCGGCCTATCTGGTGGCCGTCGTCGTGATCCTCACCCTGCTGCCCGACGCGGACCACGCCAATTTGACGGTGTGGCTGGCAAACCTGACGCTCACCCAGATCTATGTGCCGCTCACCCTGACCGGCGGCCTGACGCAGATGTGGAGCCTGTCGGTCGAGGTGAGTTTCTATCTGGCGCTCCCGATTCTCGCGCTGCTGGCCCGCCGCATTCCGGTGCGCGCCCGGGTGCCGGCGATCGCCGCGCTGGGGGCCCTCAGCTGGGCGTGGGGCTGGCTGCCCCTGCATTCGGGATCCGGCAATCCGCTGAACTGGCCGCCGGCCTTCTTCTCCTGGTTCGCGGCCGGCGTGCTGCTGGCCGAATGGGTGCACAGCCCGATCGGGTTGCCGCACCGGTTGGCGCGCCGGCGGGTGCTGATGGCCGTCATCGCGCTGGCCGCGTTTTTGGTGGCCGCGTCTCCGCTGGCGGGTCCGGAGGGCCTGATTCCCGGGACCGCGACGCAGTTCGCGGTGAAGACGTCGATGGGCTCGGTGGTGGCGTTCGCGTTGGTCGCGCCGTTGGTGCTGGATCGCATCGACACCCGACACCGACTGTTGGGCACGGCCGGGATGGTCACGCTGGGGCGCTGGTCCTACGGCCTGTTCATCTGGCACCTGGCCGCCCTGGCGATGGTGTTCCCGGTGGTCGGGACGTTCCCGTTCACCGGCAACATGCCGACGGTGTTGGTGCTGACGCTGATCTTCGGTTTCGCGATCGCGGCGGTGAGCTACGCCCTGGTCGAGTCGCCGTGCCGGGAGGCGTTGCGCCGCTGGGAGAAACGCGAGAAGCCGGCCGCTGCGGAGGTAGATGCCGAGGCTGACGCGATAGCGCCCTAG
- a CDS encoding TetR/AcrR family transcriptional regulator, giving the protein MLVSAAEVMRERGAAGVTIDAVLARSGAPRGSVYYHFPEGRNQILSEALRYSGDSITSTIDAAADHGARALLREFIQLWERLLTDGDFLAGCPVVAAAISSDESDQDLTSEAGMILGRWCTALTRAFAKDGFDDDDAASLAVMSISALEGAVVLARSTRSVRPLGQVGEQLEFLIKAREFVTRNGMPGKQDGA; this is encoded by the coding sequence ATGCTCGTCAGCGCCGCCGAGGTGATGCGTGAGCGCGGAGCCGCCGGCGTCACGATCGACGCCGTATTGGCGCGCAGCGGCGCCCCGCGCGGCTCGGTCTACTACCACTTCCCCGAAGGCCGCAACCAGATCCTGAGCGAAGCGCTGCGCTATTCGGGGGATTCCATCACCTCCACCATCGACGCGGCCGCCGATCACGGCGCCCGCGCCTTGCTGCGCGAGTTCATCCAGCTCTGGGAGCGGCTGCTGACCGACGGCGACTTCCTCGCCGGCTGCCCGGTGGTCGCGGCCGCGATCAGCTCGGACGAAAGCGATCAGGACCTGACCAGCGAAGCCGGCATGATCTTGGGCCGGTGGTGCACGGCATTGACCCGGGCGTTCGCGAAAGACGGCTTCGACGACGACGATGCCGCCTCGCTGGCGGTGATGTCGATTTCGGCACTGGAGGGTGCGGTCGTGCTGGCTCGCTCGACCCGCTCGGTTCGCCCGCTCGGCCAGGTCGGCGAACAGCTCGAATTCCTAATCAAGGCAAGGGAATTCGTCACCCGTAATGGGATGCCCGGCAAGCAGGACGGCGCGTAG